CGCCTACGAGAAAAAGTATGGCCCGCTCGATATTGGCGTGAATACCGCCCCGGCAGCCCCTGCCGCTCCCGCGGCCGCCAAGGCGACCGGTAAGTCGGCCAAGTAACGCCCGCTCCAACCGCCCCCCAAGGTCCGACCTCTTTGGGGGAGGGGGAGGAGCAAATTTCTTAAAGAAGCAGAGTCATGAGAGTAAAACGACTAAGGATTGAAAACTTTAGAGGAATCCGGAATCTCGACCTTTCGTTCGGGGATTCTGGAATAGTCGTTTTTGTGGGTGGCAACGGTGCGGGCAGGACGACCGTGCTTGTCGCGATGCAGTATTTGTTCTCGTGGTATGTGGCCCGCCTGAAAAGCCCGAATGGCAAGGGAGTCCAGCTGGACGAATGCGACATCACCAATGGCCAGCCCTATTGCTTCATAGAAATTGAGGCCGAAGAACACGACAAGACTGTTCGCTGGTCGCTATTCAAGAAGCGAGCTTCTTACAGGAAACCCGTTGACAGGCTGGCCCGCAGGGCCGAACTGAACCGCTTCGTTGACTCCAAGATGGAAGTCTTTGCGGACGGCAAGGAACACAACTTGCCCCTGGTTAATTTCTACTCCGTCAACAGGGGTGTCGATGCCGTGCCCTTGCAAGTGCGCCAAAAGTTCCAACATGGCCCCCTGGATGCCTTTGACTGCAATCTGAACAACTCTGTCAACTTCCATTCGTTTTTCCAGTGGTTTCGAGAACGCGAGGATATGGAAAACGAACTCTACCGTGAACTGGGCGAGATGTTCATTGGTGAATTGCAGCTTGTTACCGTCCGTTCTGCAATCAGGAACCTTTTGCCGGGTTACGACAAGCTCCGCGTAAAGCGCGACCCGCTTTCGTTCGTTGTCGTGAGGAATGGCAAAACCATCAACTTTAGTCGGTTGCCGGATTGCAAAAAGGCTTATATCGC
This genomic stretch from Fibrobacter sp. UWH4 harbors:
- a CDS encoding AAA family ATPase, whose protein sequence is MRVKRLRIENFRGIRNLDLSFGDSGIVVFVGGNGAGRTTVLVAMQYLFSWYVARLKSPNGKGVQLDECDITNGQPYCFIEIEAEEHDKTVRWSLFKKRASYRKPVDRLARRAELNRFVDSKMEVFADGKEHNLPLVNFYSVNRGVDAVPLQVRQKFQHGPLDAFDCNLNNSVNFHSFFQWFREREDMENELYRELGEMFIGELQLVTVRSAIRNLLPGYDKLRVKRDPLSFVVVRNGKTINFSRLPDCKKAYIALVGDIARRIAMANPQSAYPLEMPAIVIIDEIELHLLPKWQVGLVERLKETFPQVQFFLTTQSKHIVTSLKKSKGDTLVALDREVEG